Proteins encoded in a region of the Enterococcus gilvus ATCC BAA-350 genome:
- a CDS encoding helix-turn-helix domain-containing protein has translation MDENQKKEIGKRIRAIRTKNGLTMQKFGELFNPPASKSIVSRWEKGISIPSNERIKTLSDKFHVSTLYLLEGEKTIKDLFPNKELDDYIKGRGNSPSPVNLDSVFQNTFKDEVISFFSSLDVSQLSVIQLIYLSSAIEPLKANYNDDYLYMYNSIFDTLDKLPSNLKREELNTLIQNIQNDVRNFLS, from the coding sequence TTGGACGAAAATCAAAAAAAAGAAATTGGCAAACGGATAAGAGCCATACGTACTAAAAATGGTCTAACTATGCAAAAATTTGGAGAATTATTTAATCCACCCGCAAGCAAAAGTATAGTGTCAAGATGGGAAAAAGGTATCAGTATTCCTAGCAATGAAAGAATCAAGACACTTTCTGATAAATTTCATGTTTCTACTCTGTATTTATTAGAAGGAGAAAAAACGATTAAAGACCTTTTTCCGAACAAAGAACTTGATGACTATATAAAAGGACGAGGGAATAGTCCTTCACCAGTTAATCTTGATTCGGTTTTTCAAAACACCTTTAAAGATGAAGTGATTTCTTTTTTTAGTTCTTTAGATGTTTCTCAGCTATCAGTTATACAATTAATTTATCTTTCTTCTGCAATTGAACCTCTGAAAGCAAATTATAATGATGATTATCTTTACATGTATAACAGTATTTTTGACACTCTAGATAAATTACCAAGTAATTTGAAAAGAGAAGAATTAAATACATTAATTCAAAATATTCAAAACGATGTAAGAAACTTTTTAAGTTAA
- a CDS encoding phage/plasmid primase, P4 family, with translation MALLATDKIREPVWENIPDEMKKYNHWLCWKAVPDKKEPEKMNKVPVDLNGQFLYGWQERKLFEFSEVKRAAKADYADGIGFSPMNTPFQCVDLDNDKGIEFISGELQAIANSSYAEKSPSGRGLHVWVIGNVPSDIGRKRKTANGEEIEFFTNTGWVTVSGDRYNDLEPQKSQKMIDFIIKEYGFKKEKPKPQPMIVNYEPNNLSEAEIIRVMNQSKAGSKISSLMRGDISDYNDDRSSADQALANYLAFFSKKDYGMMDTIFRQSGLYREKWDKKHRGDGATYGQITLEKAIADTTNVYDPKKKDSYSISLPGLTAETHESIHINNELSEITKQSEKIIDLEERSAFVEGATNRLNNDTPKWFWISPNIKKDKDGHASSATFKYGFNHEVMGNLIIQRHHLLRFPKLLEGAVYESEKGAWRYFGKNELVMFAEKICLEELQIWGFYNQKYISPVKTYVKQKTYDPSYSNRSPFEDSNPALVPFKNGTYNILTDEISSHNPLNYILISYDYNLDMSDKATKATDRFFNDFFGEAALFMKQFIGYTFYRSHAPAQDLVFLYGEGGEGKSSFLNMVAEYYVTKENRTALTPQELTEEKFSIVELLGKAFNISGDIDDDYISQTGILKRLTGSDAVKGEFKGIQGFTFISHAKHIFSMNAFFHFKDISPGFADRLTVVPITIGNQRKEGATFWKNQDLEQIEKEAPAFVYECIKEFRKIFDGKKATFSRSEGMRQTKAEWLFDNDRIGQFVFECCKIDNAENRGEIATTVYLEYKAFCMQNGFKPQSKIELTKYLNKKFDVPRKKHTRGFNDGGSHKERYTGLKLISTYHITNE, from the coding sequence TTGGCATTATTAGCAACCGATAAAATACGTGAACCAGTTTGGGAAAACATTCCGGATGAAATGAAAAAATACAATCACTGGCTTTGTTGGAAGGCTGTTCCTGATAAAAAAGAACCAGAAAAAATGAATAAAGTCCCTGTCGATTTAAACGGGCAATTTTTATATGGGTGGCAAGAAAGGAAGCTTTTTGAATTTTCAGAAGTGAAGCGAGCTGCCAAAGCTGATTATGCTGATGGTATCGGTTTTTCTCCAATGAATACACCTTTTCAATGTGTGGATTTAGACAATGATAAAGGCATTGAATTCATCAGTGGAGAACTTCAAGCAATCGCCAACTCTAGCTATGCTGAAAAAAGTCCGTCTGGACGTGGATTACACGTTTGGGTAATTGGAAACGTTCCTAGTGATATTGGACGTAAACGCAAAACAGCGAACGGTGAAGAAATAGAATTTTTTACTAATACTGGATGGGTGACAGTCTCCGGAGATCGCTACAACGATTTAGAACCACAGAAAAGCCAAAAAATGATTGATTTTATAATTAAAGAATATGGTTTTAAAAAAGAGAAGCCAAAACCGCAACCGATGATTGTAAATTATGAACCTAATAATTTAAGTGAAGCTGAAATTATTCGAGTAATGAACCAATCAAAAGCAGGTAGCAAAATTTCTTCTCTAATGCGTGGAGATATTAGTGACTATAACGATGACCGGTCATCAGCAGATCAAGCATTAGCAAATTATTTAGCCTTTTTCTCTAAGAAAGATTATGGAATGATGGACACCATTTTTAGACAGTCGGGGCTATATCGTGAAAAATGGGATAAGAAACACCGAGGCGACGGCGCTACCTATGGACAAATTACATTAGAAAAAGCGATTGCAGATACTACAAACGTTTATGATCCTAAAAAGAAAGATAGCTATTCCATATCATTGCCAGGGCTGACAGCAGAAACTCATGAATCTATTCATATTAATAACGAATTAAGCGAGATTACTAAACAATCTGAAAAAATTATTGATCTGGAAGAAAGATCTGCTTTTGTAGAAGGTGCCACAAATCGATTGAATAATGACACACCTAAATGGTTTTGGATTTCCCCAAATATTAAAAAAGATAAAGATGGTCATGCAAGTAGCGCAACTTTTAAATATGGATTTAATCATGAGGTAATGGGAAATCTAATTATCCAAAGGCACCATTTACTACGATTTCCTAAGTTGTTAGAAGGTGCTGTTTATGAATCAGAAAAAGGTGCATGGCGGTATTTTGGTAAGAACGAGCTGGTAATGTTTGCTGAGAAAATTTGTCTTGAGGAGTTACAAATTTGGGGTTTTTACAATCAAAAATATATATCACCAGTTAAAACATATGTAAAACAAAAAACGTACGATCCTAGTTATTCAAATAGATCACCTTTTGAAGATAGTAACCCAGCGTTAGTACCATTCAAAAATGGAACGTATAACATTTTGACCGATGAAATAAGTTCCCATAATCCATTGAATTATATCCTTATCTCTTATGATTACAACTTGGATATGTCGGATAAAGCAACAAAAGCAACTGATAGATTTTTTAATGATTTCTTTGGTGAGGCAGCATTATTCATGAAACAGTTCATTGGTTATACATTCTATCGAAGTCATGCACCAGCCCAAGATTTAGTGTTTTTATACGGTGAAGGTGGGGAAGGAAAATCAAGTTTTCTGAATATGGTGGCTGAATATTATGTTACAAAAGAAAACCGTACAGCGCTAACACCGCAAGAACTAACCGAAGAAAAATTTTCGATAGTAGAATTATTGGGTAAAGCCTTCAATATTAGTGGAGATATTGATGATGACTACATTAGTCAGACAGGGATTTTGAAACGTTTAACAGGATCAGACGCTGTCAAGGGTGAATTTAAAGGGATTCAAGGGTTTACTTTTATAAGCCACGCTAAGCACATTTTTAGTATGAATGCCTTCTTTCATTTTAAAGATATAAGCCCAGGGTTTGCTGATCGTCTTACAGTTGTACCAATTACTATTGGTAATCAACGAAAAGAAGGTGCAACTTTTTGGAAGAATCAAGACTTGGAACAGATTGAGAAAGAAGCGCCTGCATTTGTCTATGAATGTATTAAAGAATTTAGAAAAATATTCGATGGCAAGAAAGCTACTTTCTCACGGTCCGAGGGTATGCGACAAACTAAAGCCGAATGGTTGTTTGATAATGACCGAATAGGGCAATTTGTTTTTGAATGCTGCAAGATTGATAATGCCGAAAATAGAGGGGAAATTGCGACTACTGTTTACTTAGAATACAAAGCGTTTTGTATGCAGAATGGATTTAAGCCGCAAAGTAAGATTGAGTTGACTAAGTACCTAAATAAAAAGTTCGATGTACCTAGAAAAAAGCATACTAGAGGTTTTAACGATGGTGGCAGTCATAAAGAACGGTATACAGGATTGAAATTAATTTCCACATACCACATAACTAATGAATAA